A DNA window from Methylobacterium sp. NMS14P contains the following coding sequences:
- a CDS encoding TadG family pilus assembly protein: protein MTGRGGCLRRFGVARGGNVAILVALGSAMLMGAGAVGIDLGLVFQARRKAQGAVDIAAMLAAVDPSQADTVARRSLGDNGYGAATATVAPGSYDASTKGVAPGGRFSAGGSPANAVRVGLSTSVPVTFGRAIGLPATVPLRVTGTAASAQFAAFTIGSGTLKLEGGIANALLGALLGAKLSLSVSDYDALASARVDGLRVLDALGASLNMQAANYTDIVQANASVGQMLMALRVAASDNGSAVSALSGILNALPNAGNLVAIGQVDGLGDAAALAPPRGFAGPSLNVLNLLGAAASLANGQNQVAVDLGATVPGLLSTRLTLAIGERKRSSGWVRPGSRNATVQTAQTRLLIETTVTALGLGTITLPVYAEVAPAQATLRSLSCAGSGGRKVTLDAQTGLATLAIAQVPRTAINGGSASPDLSQPAPLITLPLLGITVSGRAQATLGTASQTLVFSDADIANHTVRTVASGNLTQSLTGSLLRNLVLSVGDVGVPPLIHSTLTTALGTVTPGVDLVLDTVLRSLGLRLGYADLDVDGTLCNQAVLVQ from the coding sequence GTGACCGGCCGGGGCGGGTGCCTGCGGCGCTTCGGGGTCGCGCGCGGCGGCAACGTCGCGATCCTGGTGGCGCTCGGCAGCGCGATGCTGATGGGGGCGGGCGCGGTTGGGATCGATCTCGGCCTGGTCTTCCAGGCGCGGCGCAAGGCGCAGGGGGCGGTGGACATCGCCGCCATGCTGGCGGCCGTCGATCCGAGCCAGGCCGACACGGTCGCCCGCCGGTCCCTCGGCGACAACGGCTACGGCGCGGCGACCGCCACGGTCGCGCCCGGCAGCTACGACGCGAGCACCAAGGGCGTCGCGCCGGGCGGCCGGTTCAGCGCCGGCGGCAGCCCGGCGAACGCGGTGCGGGTCGGCCTCTCGACCTCGGTCCCGGTGACCTTCGGCCGGGCGATCGGCCTGCCCGCCACGGTGCCGCTGCGGGTGACGGGGACCGCCGCGAGCGCGCAGTTCGCCGCCTTCACGATCGGGTCCGGCACCCTGAAGCTCGAGGGCGGCATCGCCAACGCCCTGCTCGGCGCGCTGCTCGGGGCCAAGCTGTCGCTCAGCGTCAGCGACTACGATGCCCTGGCCAGCGCCCGCGTCGACGGGCTGCGCGTCCTCGACGCCCTCGGGGCGAGCCTCAACATGCAGGCCGCGAACTACACCGACATCGTCCAGGCGAATGCCAGCGTCGGTCAGATGCTGATGGCGCTCCGGGTCGCCGCGTCGGACAACGGCAGCGCGGTGTCGGCCCTGTCGGGGATCCTCAACGCCCTGCCGAATGCCGGAAACCTCGTCGCGATCGGCCAAGTGGACGGGCTCGGCGACGCCGCCGCGCTGGCCCCGCCCCGGGGCTTCGCCGGCCCCTCGCTCAACGTGCTGAACCTCCTGGGCGCCGCCGCCTCCCTGGCGAACGGCCAGAACCAGGTGGCGGTCGATCTCGGAGCCACCGTGCCGGGACTGCTCTCGACCCGCCTGACCCTGGCGATCGGCGAGCGCAAGCGCAGCTCCGGCTGGGTCCGGCCGGGCAGCCGGAACGCCACCGTGCAGACGGCGCAGACCCGGCTGCTGATCGAGACCACCGTCACGGCGCTCGGACTCGGAACCATCACCCTGCCGGTCTACGCGGAGGTGGCACCGGCACAGGCGACCCTGCGGTCGCTCAGCTGCGCCGGGTCCGGCGGACGCAAGGTCACCCTCGACGCGCAGACGGGACTGGCGACGCTGGCGATCGCGCAGGTGCCGCGCACCGCGATCAACGGGGGCAGCGCGAGCCCCGACCTGTCGCAGCCCGCGCCCCTGATCACGCTGCCACTGTTGGGGATCACCGTCTCCGGGCGCGCCCAGGCGACGCTCGGCACCGCGTCGCAGACCCTCGTGTTCTCGGACGCGGACATCGCCAACCACACGGTGCGCACGGTCGCCTCGGGCAACCTGACCCAGTCGCTCACCGGCAGCCTGCTGCGCAATCTCGTGCTGAGCGTCGGCGACGTCGGCGTGCCGCCGCTGATCCATTCGACCCTGACGACTGCTCTGGGCACCGTGACGCCGGGTGTCGACCTCGTGCTCGACACCGTCCTGCGCAGCCTCGGCCTGCGTCTGGGCTACGCCGACCTCGACGTCGACGGCACCCTCTGCAACCAGGCCGTGCTGGTGCAGTGA
- a CDS encoding aminopeptidase P family protein has protein sequence MTETQPSRPRQRFQSFDDPSHRKGAERIEALRAALRETGLDGFVVPRADEHQSEYVPADAERLSWLTGFTGSAGTAAILMESAALVVDGRYTLQAPEQVDTGLVTVVPLAESTPEAWIGANLRRDQVLGYDPWLHTPDGLARLERAVTRAGGTVRAVPNLVDAVWAGRPRPPAGPVVVHPDALCGEASADKLGRIRAALAEGGCDALVISDPHNLAWAFNLRGSDVAHTPLALGYAILPREGLARLFLVSPNVDPALRAALAPIAEILTRADLDDGLASLAGARVRLDAATGAVALKEKIEAAGGTADVGKDPITGMKAVKNAAEIAGARAAHARDGASVARFLAWLDGAAAAGGLTEIAAVEALEDFRAAGGDLREVSFPTISGSGPNGAIVHYRVSRATDRTVRPGELFLIDSGAQYPDGTTDITRTVAVGAPSPEMRDRFTRVLKGHVAIARAVFPVGTTGAQIDAFARAPLWQAGLDFDHGTGHGVGAFLSVHEGPQRIAKTGTVALEPGMILSNEPGYYARGAYGIRIENLVLVETRTIAGGERPMLGFETLTLAPYDRRLIRPDLLEPGERTWIDAYHARVRETLAPGLDTATRDWLERATAPLEG, from the coding sequence ATGACCGAGACCCAGCCGTCCCGACCGCGTCAGCGCTTCCAGAGCTTCGACGACCCGAGCCACCGGAAGGGCGCCGAGCGGATCGAGGCGCTGCGGGCGGCCCTGCGCGAGACCGGGCTCGACGGCTTCGTGGTGCCGCGGGCCGACGAGCACCAGTCGGAATACGTTCCCGCCGACGCCGAGCGGCTGTCCTGGCTCACCGGCTTCACCGGCTCGGCCGGGACGGCCGCGATCCTGATGGAGTCCGCGGCGCTGGTCGTCGACGGGCGCTACACCCTGCAGGCGCCCGAGCAGGTCGATACCGGCCTCGTCACGGTGGTACCGCTCGCCGAATCGACGCCGGAGGCCTGGATCGGCGCCAACCTGCGGCGGGATCAGGTGCTCGGCTACGATCCCTGGCTGCACACGCCGGACGGTCTGGCGCGCCTGGAGCGGGCCGTGACCCGCGCCGGCGGTACGGTGCGGGCGGTGCCGAACCTCGTCGACGCGGTCTGGGCCGGGCGGCCGCGGCCGCCGGCCGGGCCGGTGGTGGTCCACCCGGACGCGCTGTGCGGCGAGGCGTCCGCCGACAAGCTCGGCCGGATCCGGGCGGCGCTCGCCGAGGGCGGCTGCGACGCCCTGGTGATCTCCGACCCGCACAATCTGGCCTGGGCTTTCAACCTGCGCGGGTCCGACGTCGCCCACACGCCCCTGGCGCTGGGCTACGCCATCCTGCCGCGCGAGGGGCTGGCGCGGCTGTTCCTCGTCTCGCCGAACGTCGATCCGGCCCTGCGGGCCGCGCTCGCGCCGATCGCCGAGATCCTGACGCGGGCGGACCTGGACGACGGGCTGGCGTCCCTGGCGGGCGCGCGCGTCCGCCTCGACGCGGCGACCGGCGCCGTCGCCCTGAAGGAGAAGATCGAGGCTGCCGGCGGCACGGCCGATGTCGGCAAGGATCCGATCACCGGCATGAAGGCGGTCAAGAACGCCGCCGAGATCGCGGGTGCCCGCGCCGCCCATGCCCGGGACGGGGCGAGCGTCGCGCGCTTCCTCGCCTGGCTCGACGGTGCGGCCGCGGCCGGCGGCCTCACCGAGATCGCCGCCGTCGAGGCGCTGGAGGATTTCCGGGCCGCGGGCGGCGACCTGCGCGAAGTCTCGTTTCCCACCATCTCGGGGTCCGGGCCGAACGGCGCGATCGTCCATTACCGGGTCAGCCGCGCCACCGACCGGACGGTCCGGCCGGGCGAGCTGTTCCTGATCGATTCCGGGGCGCAGTACCCGGACGGGACCACCGACATCACCCGCACGGTCGCGGTCGGCGCGCCGAGCCCGGAGATGCGCGACCGCTTCACGCGGGTGCTGAAGGGTCACGTCGCCATCGCCCGGGCGGTGTTCCCGGTCGGCACGACCGGCGCCCAGATCGACGCCTTCGCGCGGGCGCCGCTCTGGCAGGCCGGCCTCGACTTCGACCACGGCACCGGTCACGGCGTCGGCGCCTTCCTGTCGGTGCACGAGGGGCCGCAGCGGATCGCCAAGACCGGCACGGTGGCGCTCGAGCCCGGCATGATCCTGTCGAACGAGCCGGGCTACTACGCGCGCGGCGCCTACGGAATCCGGATCGAGAACCTCGTCCTGGTCGAGACCCGGACGATCGCGGGCGGCGAGCGCCCGATGCTGGGCTTCGAGACGCTGACGCTGGCCCCCTACGACCGCCGGCTGATCCGGCCGGACCTGCTCGAACCCGGGGAGCGCACCTGGATCGACGCCTATCACGCCCGGGTGCGCGAGACCCTGGCGCCCGGGCTCGACACCGCGACGCGCGACTGGCTGGAGCGGGCGACGGCACCGCTGGAGGGGTGA
- a CDS encoding ribosome modulation factor: protein MSQTPLHDPPADPIAEGARARAQGRPKDACPYPVDSPARRAWIEGYDGAPADRAPDLPITNG, encoded by the coding sequence ATGAGCCAGACGCCGCTCCACGATCCGCCCGCGGACCCCATCGCCGAGGGCGCCCGCGCCCGGGCACAGGGCCGACCCAAGGATGCCTGCCCCTATCCGGTCGATTCGCCCGCGCGCCGGGCCTGGATCGAGGGCTACGACGGGGCGCCCGCGGACCGCGCGCCGGACCTGCCGATCACGAACGGCTGA
- a CDS encoding glutathione S-transferase — protein sequence MITVHHLENSRSQRVLWLLEELGLPYRVIRHARDPRTLRAPPELVAVHPLGKAPVITDGETVVAETGAIVAYLTDLAGARLVPGPGTEERRRYVYWSHYAEGSAMPPLLLKLIFGRLAPGSPWPLRPLVRRIADTVLRGFVDPDLRRHAAFWEAELAGRPYFCGADFTAADILMSFPLEAFAARGTGAGPRVADWLARIHARPAYRRALQQGGPYAYA from the coding sequence ATGATCACGGTCCACCATCTCGAGAACAGCCGCTCGCAGCGCGTGCTCTGGCTGCTGGAGGAACTCGGGCTCCCCTACCGGGTGATCCGCCACGCCCGCGATCCGCGGACCCTGCGCGCGCCGCCCGAACTCGTGGCCGTGCACCCCCTCGGCAAAGCGCCGGTGATCACCGACGGCGAGACGGTGGTCGCCGAGACCGGCGCGATCGTCGCCTACCTGACGGATCTGGCCGGCGCGCGGCTGGTGCCCGGACCCGGGACGGAGGAGCGGCGGCGCTACGTCTACTGGTCGCACTACGCCGAGGGCTCGGCGATGCCGCCGCTGCTGCTGAAGCTGATCTTCGGGCGGCTGGCGCCGGGCAGCCCCTGGCCGCTGCGGCCCCTCGTCCGCCGGATCGCCGACACGGTGCTGCGGGGCTTCGTCGATCCGGACCTGCGCCGGCACGCGGCCTTCTGGGAGGCGGAGCTCGCCGGCCGGCCGTATTTCTGCGGCGCCGACTTCACCGCGGCCGACATCCTGATGAGCTTCCCGCTGGAGGCCTTCGCGGCGCGCGGCACGGGCGCGGGCCCGCGCGTCGCGGACTGGCTCGCGCGCATCCACGCCCGCCCGGCCTACCGGCGGGCGCTGCAGCAGGGCGGCCCCTACGCGTATGCCTGA
- the modB gene encoding molybdate ABC transporter permease subunit has protein sequence MLGLTPEEWIAVGLSLRVATVATLASLVPGLAVAWLLARRRFPGRALLDGLVHLPLILPPVVTGYLLLLAFGRRGPLGAPLAEIGVVFSFRWTGAALACAVMGFPLMVRAMRLSIEAVDRRLEQAAGTLGANPFAVFLTITLPLSLPGCLAGAVLAFAKAMGEFGATITFVSNIPGETQTLPSAIYTLTQVPGGEGPALRLTLISIALSVTALLVSEFLARRAGRRLGAG, from the coding sequence TTGCTCGGCCTCACGCCGGAGGAGTGGATCGCCGTCGGCCTGAGCCTGCGGGTGGCGACGGTGGCGACGCTCGCCAGCCTCGTGCCCGGCCTCGCCGTGGCGTGGCTGCTGGCGCGGCGCCGCTTCCCGGGCCGCGCCCTGCTGGACGGCCTGGTCCACCTGCCGCTGATCCTGCCGCCGGTCGTGACCGGCTACCTGCTCCTGCTGGCCTTCGGCCGGCGCGGACCGCTCGGCGCGCCCCTCGCCGAGATCGGCGTCGTCTTCTCCTTCCGCTGGACCGGGGCGGCGCTCGCCTGCGCGGTGATGGGATTCCCGCTCATGGTGCGGGCGATGCGGCTGTCGATCGAGGCCGTGGACCGGCGCCTGGAGCAGGCGGCCGGGACATTGGGCGCGAACCCCTTCGCGGTGTTCCTGACGATCACGCTGCCGCTCAGCCTGCCCGGGTGCCTCGCGGGGGCCGTGCTGGCCTTCGCCAAGGCGATGGGCGAGTTCGGCGCGACCATCACGTTCGTCTCGAACATCCCGGGCGAGACCCAGACGCTGCCGTCGGCGATCTACACGCTGACGCAGGTTCCCGGCGGGGAGGGGCCGGCCCTGCGCCTCACCCTGATCTCGATCGCGCTGTCGGTCACGGCCCTGCTGGTCTCGGAGTTCCTGGCGCGGCGGGCCGGTCGGCGGCTGGGGGCGGGCTGA
- a CDS encoding 50S ribosomal protein L11 methyltransferase: protein MLEGLPPHRPSHVLRLLTDERSARAMTDLLGEMFDPTETAVAAFEDEDGRTWRLEAYFADAPDEEYVRALIRPVIGDSADAAEFRTIAQQDWVRASLEGLKPVRAGRFLVHGSHDRDSVRGNDLAIEIEAALAFGTGHHGTTLGCLRALVSELKRRRPIHVLDVGTGTGILAFAAAKALRQPVVAGDLDAEAVRTARENARANGLGPYLKLYEGPGVRHRLADRPRHFDLVFANILARPLRLLAPTLARVVATEGVLVLSGLIERDVPGVLSAYRLQGFSLVRRGVIEGWVALVLTRGGAAPRPRR from the coding sequence ATGCTCGAAGGCCTGCCGCCCCATCGCCCGTCCCACGTCCTGCGTCTGCTGACCGACGAACGCTCGGCCCGCGCGATGACCGACCTGCTGGGCGAGATGTTCGATCCCACGGAGACCGCGGTGGCGGCCTTCGAGGACGAGGACGGGCGCACGTGGCGCCTGGAGGCCTACTTCGCGGACGCGCCCGACGAGGAGTACGTCCGCGCGCTGATCCGCCCGGTCATCGGCGACTCGGCCGACGCGGCGGAGTTCCGCACGATCGCCCAGCAGGACTGGGTGCGCGCATCGCTGGAGGGCCTGAAGCCGGTGCGGGCCGGCCGCTTCCTCGTGCACGGCTCGCACGACCGCGACTCCGTGCGGGGCAACGATCTGGCCATCGAGATCGAGGCCGCCCTCGCCTTCGGCACCGGGCATCACGGAACGACCCTGGGCTGCCTCCGCGCCCTGGTCTCGGAGCTGAAGCGCCGACGCCCGATCCACGTCCTCGATGTCGGTACGGGAACCGGGATCCTGGCCTTCGCGGCCGCCAAGGCGCTGCGGCAGCCCGTGGTGGCCGGTGACCTCGACGCGGAGGCCGTGCGCACGGCCCGCGAGAACGCCCGCGCCAACGGGCTCGGCCCCTATCTCAAGCTCTACGAGGGGCCCGGGGTCCGCCACCGCCTCGCCGACCGGCCGCGCCATTTCGACCTCGTCTTCGCCAACATCCTGGCCCGGCCGCTCAGGCTCCTCGCGCCGACCCTGGCGCGCGTCGTCGCCACCGAGGGGGTGCTGGTCCTGTCCGGCCTGATCGAGCGCGACGTGCCCGGCGTGCTCTCCGCCTACCGCCTCCAGGGCTTCTCCCTCGTGCGGCGCGGCGTGATCGAGGGGTGGGTCGCCCTGGTCCTGACGCGCGGCGGTGCGGCACCGCGTCCGCGGCGCTGA
- a CDS encoding PAS domain-containing protein, with amino-acid sequence MIADAIQGPCPRPVDLSAALDASGIIGTWSWSPRAERCVLDAGAAEVLAGDPGLAGRPLTLSVAKACVHPEDRPAVVRQFKAVRERGGLFVAEYRTLSPSGQVRRILDRGRIPPGASSRRLGHGVIIDVTDEPSATRAMAEPADALTQAVDRALECRDALEGVADSELQLLIDMLLLHLGRRIAKASATGARHGGH; translated from the coding sequence ATGATTGCCGACGCAATCCAGGGCCCCTGCCCTCGGCCGGTCGACCTCTCGGCCGCCCTCGACGCCTCCGGGATCATCGGCACGTGGTCGTGGTCCCCGCGCGCCGAGCGGTGCGTCCTCGATGCCGGCGCCGCCGAGGTGCTGGCCGGGGATCCCGGACTCGCCGGTCGCCCCCTCACGCTCTCGGTCGCCAAGGCCTGCGTCCATCCCGAGGATCGGCCGGCCGTGGTGCGGCAGTTCAAGGCGGTGCGCGAGCGCGGCGGCCTGTTCGTGGCCGAGTACCGGACGCTGTCGCCCTCGGGTCAGGTCCGCCGGATCCTCGATCGCGGCCGGATCCCGCCGGGCGCGTCGAGCCGGCGCCTCGGGCACGGCGTCATCATCGACGTGACCGACGAGCCGTCGGCGACGCGCGCGATGGCCGAGCCCGCGGACGCGCTCACCCAGGCGGTCGACCGCGCTCTCGAATGCCGCGACGCCCTCGAGGGGGTGGCGGATTCCGAGCTTCAACTCCTCATCGACATGCTGCTGCTGCACCTCGGACGGCGCATCGCCAAGGCCTCCGCGACCGGCGCGCGGCACGGCGGCCACTGA
- the modA gene encoding molybdate ABC transporter substrate-binding protein, giving the protein MRLTRRILAALALAALALAPTDRAARADEPVVVFAAASLKNALDDAAAAWTKATGRTARISYAGSNALAKQIEAGAPADLFISADLAWMAYVDRAGLLKTGSRIDLLRNALVLIAPGPRDSAADPQVALAPNLGTTLTRMLGGGRLAMATIDAVPAGKYGKAALEKLGAWDAVKGQVAQAENVRAALLLVARGEAPLGIVYATDAAADPSVHVVATFPADSHPPIVYPAAVTRDSRNPDAGTLLAYLRGPDARGSFERQGFTVVAPPGASQ; this is encoded by the coding sequence ATGCGCCTGACCCGACGGATCCTGGCCGCGCTCGCGCTCGCGGCCCTGGCCCTCGCGCCGACAGACAGGGCCGCGCGCGCGGACGAGCCGGTCGTCGTGTTCGCGGCCGCGAGCCTCAAGAACGCCCTCGACGACGCCGCCGCCGCCTGGACGAAGGCGACCGGCAGGACCGCGCGGATCTCCTACGCGGGCTCGAACGCCCTCGCGAAGCAGATCGAGGCCGGGGCGCCGGCGGACCTGTTCATCTCGGCCGACCTCGCCTGGATGGCCTACGTCGACCGGGCCGGGCTGCTGAAGACCGGCTCGCGGATCGACCTCCTCCGCAATGCCCTGGTGTTGATCGCCCCCGGGCCGAGGGACAGCGCCGCGGATCCGCAGGTCGCCCTGGCGCCGAACCTCGGCACCACGCTGACGCGGATGCTCGGCGGCGGGCGGCTGGCGATGGCGACGATCGACGCCGTTCCCGCCGGCAAGTACGGCAAGGCCGCCCTGGAGAAGCTCGGCGCCTGGGACGCCGTGAAGGGGCAGGTCGCCCAGGCCGAGAACGTGCGCGCCGCCCTCCTGCTGGTTGCCCGGGGCGAGGCGCCGCTCGGCATCGTCTACGCCACCGACGCGGCCGCGGACCCGAGCGTCCACGTAGTCGCGACCTTCCCGGCCGACAGCCACCCGCCGATCGTCTATCCGGCGGCCGTGACCCGGGATTCGCGCAACCCGGACGCCGGGACGCTGCTCGCCTACCTGCGCGGCCCGGACGCCCGGGGCTCCTTCGAGCGCCAGGGCTTCACGGTGGTCGCGCCGCCCGGCGCCAGCCAGTAG
- the modC gene encoding molybdenum ABC transporter ATP-binding protein — translation MSIQVDVQLRRGAFVLEAAFEAGPGLTALFGRSGSGKTTLIDLIAGLARPDRGRIVVGGTPWVDTASGLILPPHRRQVGVVFQDARLFPHLSVRSNLGYGRVFARHRADPAAFAAVTGLLGIDHLLDRRPAGLSGGERQRVAIGRALLARPRLLLMDEPLAALDEARKAEILPYIERLRDEAGVPVIYVSHAVSEVARLATTVIVLESGRVAAAGPAETILRRADLVPIHEAEAGALLDMVVEALDAATGLTRLTGAAGSLLVPGLSRPAGTRLRVRIPARDVLVATEPPRGLSARNVLAGRICGLTAAGAETAVEIDCNGARLVARVTGAAVRELGLAPGREVHAIVKSASFDPAGIGLLRPPRAI, via the coding sequence GTGAGCATCCAGGTCGACGTCCAGCTCCGGCGCGGCGCCTTCGTGCTCGAGGCCGCCTTCGAGGCCGGGCCGGGGCTCACCGCCCTGTTCGGGCGCTCGGGTTCGGGGAAGACCACGCTGATCGACCTGATCGCCGGCCTCGCGCGGCCGGACCGGGGCCGGATCGTGGTCGGCGGCACCCCGTGGGTCGACACCGCTTCCGGCTTGATCCTGCCGCCGCACCGGCGGCAGGTCGGCGTGGTGTTCCAGGACGCGCGGCTGTTCCCGCATCTCAGCGTCCGGTCCAACCTCGGCTACGGCCGGGTCTTCGCGCGGCACCGCGCCGACCCGGCGGCCTTCGCGGCGGTGACGGGCCTGCTCGGCATCGACCACCTCCTCGACCGGCGGCCCGCGGGCCTCTCGGGCGGCGAGCGCCAGCGGGTGGCGATCGGGCGGGCGCTGCTGGCCAGGCCGCGCCTCCTGCTGATGGACGAGCCCCTGGCGGCCCTGGACGAGGCCCGCAAGGCCGAGATCCTCCCCTACATCGAGCGCCTGCGCGACGAGGCCGGCGTGCCGGTCATTTATGTCAGCCACGCCGTCTCCGAGGTGGCCCGGCTCGCCACCACGGTGATCGTGCTGGAATCGGGGCGGGTGGCCGCCGCCGGCCCCGCGGAGACGATCCTGCGCCGCGCCGACCTCGTGCCGATCCACGAGGCCGAGGCCGGCGCGCTCCTCGACATGGTCGTCGAGGCCCTCGACGCCGCCACCGGGCTCACGCGCCTGACGGGCGCCGCCGGGAGCCTGCTGGTGCCGGGCCTGTCGCGCCCGGCCGGGACGCGGCTGCGGGTGCGCATCCCCGCCCGCGACGTGCTCGTCGCCACCGAGCCTCCCCGCGGCCTCAGCGCCCGCAACGTGCTCGCCGGCCGGATCTGCGGCCTGACCGCCGCGGGCGCCGAGACGGCAGTGGAGATCGACTGCAACGGCGCCCGTCTCGTGGCGCGCGTGACCGGCGCGGCCGTCCGCGAACTCGGCCTCGCGCCGGGGCGCGAGGTCCACGCCATCGTCAAGAGCGCGTCCTTCGATCCCGCCGGGATCGGTCTGCTGCGGCCGCCGCGGGCGATCTGA
- a CDS encoding TadE/TadG family type IV pilus assembly protein: MRRLRRRSAPSGWTCRRGSSAVEFALVAPVLFLLFAGIAVFGICLGAAHNLRQIAAEAARASVAGVTDAERANLAQTMVNRSLSAGAMFRPGSIVVQVGPDPSDATVYTVTVTLDAATLGVNVFGRLLPMLPTVLRSSVSVRKGGL; encoded by the coding sequence ATGCGGCGCTTGCGCCGGCGGAGCGCGCCGAGCGGATGGACCTGCCGGCGCGGCAGCTCCGCGGTGGAGTTCGCCCTCGTGGCGCCCGTGCTGTTCCTGCTCTTCGCCGGGATCGCGGTGTTCGGGATCTGTCTGGGCGCCGCCCACAATCTCCGCCAGATCGCCGCCGAGGCCGCCCGCGCCTCCGTGGCCGGCGTCACCGACGCCGAGCGCGCGAACCTCGCCCAGACCATGGTGAACCGGAGCCTGAGCGCCGGCGCGATGTTCCGGCCGGGCAGCATCGTCGTGCAGGTCGGGCCGGATCCCAGCGACGCGACGGTGTACACCGTCACCGTCACCCTCGACGCCGCGACGCTCGGCGTCAACGTCTTCGGGCGGCTGCTGCCGATGCTCCCGACCGTGCTGCGCAGCAGCGTCAGCGTCCGGAAGGGCGGCCTGTGA